The following coding sequences are from one Natrarchaeobaculum sulfurireducens window:
- the phoU gene encoding phosphate signaling complex protein PhoU encodes MPRNEYQEQLYRLREDILEMSDVVCQRLRRALEAYETGDEATAERIVAGDHEINERYLELEGDCIGLFALQQPVAGDLRFIASSFKIITDLERIGDLAVNLAQYAIDAAESAVERDRYPDVDVTALGKRTIRLVEDAMNAYATDDMTATHEIAARDDEIDEQCARASRSVVRDLVASDGEADDAALEAVSRTLLTIRDLERVGDHAVNVAARTLYMIDNDDELIY; translated from the coding sequence ATGCCACGCAACGAATATCAGGAGCAGCTGTATCGATTGCGCGAGGATATCCTCGAGATGAGCGACGTCGTCTGCCAGCGCCTGCGACGCGCGCTCGAGGCGTACGAAACCGGCGACGAGGCGACCGCCGAACGGATCGTCGCGGGCGACCATGAGATCAACGAACGCTATCTCGAACTCGAGGGCGACTGTATCGGGCTGTTCGCCCTCCAGCAGCCGGTAGCGGGCGACCTGCGATTTATCGCGTCGTCGTTCAAGATCATCACCGATCTCGAGCGGATCGGCGACCTCGCCGTGAACCTGGCCCAGTACGCGATCGACGCGGCCGAGTCTGCGGTCGAGCGGGACCGCTACCCTGACGTCGACGTCACGGCACTCGGGAAGCGGACGATTCGGCTCGTCGAAGACGCGATGAACGCATACGCGACTGACGATATGACGGCCACCCACGAAATCGCCGCCAGAGACGACGAGATCGACGAGCAGTGTGCACGAGCTAGCCGGTCCGTCGTCCGGGATCTCGTCGCCAGCGACGGCGAAGCCGACGACGCCGCCCTCGAGGCGGTCTCGCGAACTCTGCTGACGATCCGGGACTTAGAACGCGTCGGCGATCACGCAGTCAACGTCGCGGCGCGTACGCTGTATATGATCGACAACGACGACGAGTTGATCTACTGA
- a CDS encoding PhoU domain-containing protein, with translation MHSDATTDGTGDPVERTVQIAGNSTFVVSLPKAWAVEQGLESGSSMTLYPQDDRLVVATEAVSTPEPAVTIDASVAPEAVTIRRVERAYLIGCDRITVTGLETAPGVRRTVERIANRLVGVTIQDDGADRLTIANVLDVSEVSLPQTVAQIQRLVLEMHVDACTAVVAGDELLARRVIDRDDDVDRLFAFVSRGVHRGFTDVHELDRLETTRAEAFREYRVARSLERVADHATEIAHVAIGRTDPPADAIADRFDDVGADARAVLELALAGDIGRTIESAADLSAPLEDLERRCSEGSDSDAGVAVAVRRLRRTVAAGREIADVRIESTLTDDDTPRDQPSADGD, from the coding sequence ATGCACTCGGACGCAACGACCGACGGGACCGGCGACCCCGTCGAACGGACGGTCCAGATCGCGGGCAACTCGACGTTTGTCGTCTCGCTTCCGAAAGCGTGGGCCGTCGAGCAGGGCCTCGAGTCCGGCTCCTCGATGACACTCTACCCACAGGACGATCGGTTGGTCGTCGCGACGGAGGCGGTGTCGACGCCCGAACCGGCGGTGACGATCGACGCGAGCGTCGCACCTGAGGCGGTGACGATCCGGCGTGTCGAACGAGCCTATCTGATCGGCTGTGACCGGATCACCGTCACGGGGCTCGAGACGGCACCCGGCGTTCGTCGAACGGTCGAACGGATCGCGAATCGGCTCGTCGGGGTCACCATCCAGGACGACGGCGCGGACCGGCTGACGATCGCGAACGTCCTTGACGTCAGTGAGGTGTCGCTCCCCCAGACCGTCGCACAGATCCAGCGACTCGTCCTCGAGATGCACGTCGACGCCTGTACCGCCGTCGTGGCCGGTGACGAACTCCTCGCACGCCGGGTGATCGACCGCGACGACGACGTCGATCGCCTCTTCGCGTTCGTCAGCCGCGGCGTTCACCGTGGGTTCACCGACGTCCACGAACTCGACCGACTGGAGACGACCCGCGCTGAGGCCTTTCGCGAGTATCGGGTCGCCCGATCACTCGAGCGCGTCGCCGATCACGCGACTGAAATCGCTCACGTCGCGATCGGGCGAACCGATCCGCCGGCCGATGCAATCGCCGACCGGTTCGACGATGTCGGGGCCGACGCCAGGGCCGTCCTCGAACTCGCGCTCGCGGGCGATATTGGTCGGACGATCGAGTCGGCTGCCGACCTCTCGGCTCCGCTTGAGGACCTCGAGCGGCGCTGTTCGGAGGGTTCCGACTCGGACGCCGGCGTGGCTGTGGCCGTCCGCCGACTGCGACGGACGGTCGCGGCCGGACGTGAGATCGCCGACGTCCGGATCGAGTCGACGCTCACGGACGACGACACCCCTCGAGACCAACCGAGTGCCGATGGGGACTGA
- a CDS encoding arsenate reductase/protein-tyrosine-phosphatase family protein, with product MKSTTTIAFVCVQNAGRSQMATAFAERARRERGLETVELRSGGTDPADEVHEVVVAVMQEVDIDLSNREPSEITQDEIADCDMVVTMGCSADGICPATWRGDARDWSLEDPHGRPLEEVREIREEIRRRVDALLDELEADPSARGGA from the coding sequence GTGAAGAGCACGACTACGATCGCGTTCGTCTGCGTACAGAACGCCGGCCGAAGTCAGATGGCAACCGCTTTCGCCGAACGCGCTCGTCGAGAACGCGGCCTCGAGACCGTCGAACTCCGGAGCGGCGGCACCGACCCCGCTGACGAGGTTCACGAGGTCGTCGTCGCTGTCATGCAGGAGGTCGATATCGATCTCTCGAATCGAGAGCCCAGCGAAATTACCCAGGACGAGATCGCTGACTGCGATATGGTCGTCACCATGGGCTGTTCGGCCGACGGGATCTGCCCGGCCACCTGGCGTGGCGACGCTCGCGACTGGTCACTCGAAGATCCACACGGTCGACCGCTCGAGGAGGTCCGTGAGATTCGCGAGGAGATCCGCCGACGAGTCGACGCCCTGCTCGACGAACTCGAGGCCGATCCGTCGGCGCGCGGCGGAGCCTGA
- a CDS encoding cupredoxin domain-containing protein: protein MVTRRTFLGAACSATVLSGCLGDETDSDEQAKSEGDDSEADDGPGYETHLDDLESYDPVDRTGESEVEIVVAPGGDHRFDPDPVMVEELATVTWNWPESGYEIYPLESPDPCGWVGDDHGTGHSWEFPFVGKYEIGCTTSDGEEFSGVMFVVDAD from the coding sequence ATGGTGACGCGACGGACGTTCCTCGGAGCCGCGTGTTCGGCGACCGTCCTCTCGGGGTGTCTGGGCGACGAGACGGACAGCGACGAGCAGGCGAAATCCGAGGGCGACGACTCCGAAGCCGACGACGGGCCGGGGTACGAGACGCACCTCGACGACCTCGAGTCGTACGACCCCGTCGATCGCACTGGCGAGTCCGAGGTCGAGATCGTCGTCGCGCCCGGCGGCGACCACCGGTTCGATCCCGACCCGGTGATGGTCGAGGAGCTGGCGACCGTTACCTGGAATTGGCCCGAGTCGGGCTACGAGATCTACCCGCTCGAGTCGCCCGATCCCTGCGGCTGGGTGGGTGACGACCACGGCACGGGCCACTCCTGGGAGTTCCCGTTCGTCGGCAAGTACGAGATCGGTTGTACGACGTCCGATGGCGAGGAGTTCAGTGGCGTCATGTTCGTCGTCGACGCCGACTGA
- a CDS encoding translation initiation factor IF-2 subunit gamma, translated as MAGNRQPEVNIGLVGHVDHGKTTLVQALSGSWTDQHSEEMKRGISIRLGYADATFRECPELDEPEKYTVEEECSDGSESEPLRTVSFVDAPGHETLMATMLSGASLMDGAVLVVSANAPVPQPQTEEHLMALDIIGIDNIVIAQNKVDLVSADQARQNYEEIQEFVAGTVAEDAPVVPVSAGQEVNLDLLIAAIEEEIPTPERDPDADPRMHVARSFDINKPGTTAADLTGGVLGGSLVAGELEVGDEIEIRPGREVEEGGQTEYVPIQTTIRSLQAGGENADTVTPGGLLGVGTALDPSLTKGDALAGRIAGPPGSLPPTWQSFTMDVDLLERVVGDEGGEIDEISTGEPLMMTVGTATTVGAVTSAREGECEVSLKRPVSAEPGAKIAINRRIGARWRLIGLGTLQD; from the coding sequence ATGGCAGGAAATCGACAACCGGAGGTAAACATCGGGCTCGTCGGCCACGTCGACCACGGCAAGACAACGCTCGTTCAAGCGTTGAGTGGCTCGTGGACGGACCAGCACTCAGAGGAGATGAAACGCGGTATCTCGATCAGGCTGGGCTATGCGGACGCGACGTTCCGTGAGTGTCCCGAGCTGGACGAACCCGAGAAGTATACCGTCGAGGAGGAGTGTTCGGATGGCTCCGAAAGCGAGCCACTGCGGACCGTTTCGTTCGTCGACGCCCCTGGTCACGAGACCCTGATGGCGACGATGCTCTCTGGCGCATCACTGATGGACGGTGCCGTATTGGTCGTCAGTGCCAACGCACCCGTCCCACAGCCCCAGACCGAAGAGCACCTGATGGCGCTCGACATCATCGGTATCGACAACATCGTCATCGCCCAGAACAAGGTCGACCTCGTCAGTGCCGACCAGGCCCGACAGAACTACGAAGAGATCCAGGAGTTCGTCGCCGGCACCGTCGCCGAAGACGCGCCGGTGGTTCCGGTCTCTGCGGGCCAGGAGGTCAACCTCGACTTGCTAATCGCGGCGATCGAAGAAGAGATCCCGACGCCCGAACGCGACCCCGACGCTGATCCCCGAATGCACGTCGCGCGCAGTTTCGACATCAACAAGCCTGGTACGACTGCCGCGGACCTCACAGGTGGCGTCCTCGGCGGTAGCCTCGTCGCAGGCGAACTCGAGGTCGGTGACGAGATCGAGATCCGCCCCGGCCGCGAGGTCGAAGAGGGCGGCCAGACGGAGTACGTCCCGATTCAGACGACGATCCGGTCGCTGCAAGCCGGCGGCGAAAACGCTGACACCGTCACGCCAGGCGGACTGCTGGGTGTCGGCACCGCTCTCGACCCCTCGCTGACCAAAGGCGACGCCCTCGCCGGCCGCATCGCCGGCCCGCCAGGTAGTCTGCCCCCTACCTGGCAGTCGTTCACGATGGACGTCGACCTGCTCGAGCGCGTCGTCGGCGACGAAGGCGGCGAGATCGACGAGATCAGCACCGGGGAGCCGCTGATGATGACTGTCGGAACGGCGACGACCGTCGGCGCAGTCACCAGTGCTCGGGAAGGCGAGTGCGAAGTCTCGCTCAAACGCCCCGTCTCGGCCGAACCGGGTGCGAAGATCGCGATCAACCGTCGCATCGGCGCTCGCTGGCGGCTGATCGGACTGGGAACGCTGCAAGACTAG
- a CDS encoding PIN domain-containing protein — protein MSTRIALDTSALMMPVELDVRLFDELDRLLGGVSHTPNSDQPQADALELVAPQAVIEELRRLSEKGGTEGTAANVGHDLATERCLVVDTEASYADDALVELVQDSAVDYVVTNDRPLCDRVLEENRPVIALRGRNKLAITQP, from the coding sequence ATGAGTACCCGGATCGCCCTCGATACGAGCGCGCTGATGATGCCGGTCGAACTCGACGTCAGACTGTTCGACGAACTCGACCGGCTGCTGGGCGGTGTGTCACACACGCCGAACTCCGACCAGCCGCAAGCCGACGCGCTCGAGCTGGTGGCGCCGCAGGCCGTTATCGAGGAACTCAGGCGGCTGTCTGAAAAAGGCGGCACCGAGGGGACGGCGGCGAACGTCGGTCACGATCTGGCGACCGAACGTTGTCTCGTCGTCGACACCGAAGCGTCCTACGCGGACGACGCGCTCGTCGAACTCGTCCAGGACAGTGCCGTCGACTACGTCGTCACCAACGACCGGCCGCTTTGCGACCGGGTGCTCGAGGAGAATAGACCGGTAATTGCATTACGCGGGAGAAACAAGTTAGCGATCACTCAACCATAG
- a CDS encoding DNA-directed RNA polymerase, translated as MYKRVRLKDTVRVPPEELGEVSPELVKKLLQDKLEGRMDEEVGSVVSVTNVHDIGEGTVLPNRPGVYYEADFDAVTFDPQMQEVVDGTVVEVVEFGAFVGIGPVDGLLHVSQISDEYLAYDGENQQLSSNESARALGVEDAVRARIVTKSIDERNPRDSKIGLTAKQPGIGKHGWLKDDHETQEATPGE; from the coding sequence ATGTACAAACGGGTCAGACTAAAAGACACAGTAAGGGTACCGCCGGAGGAGCTCGGCGAGGTTTCGCCGGAGCTCGTCAAGAAACTGCTCCAGGACAAACTCGAGGGGCGCATGGACGAGGAGGTCGGCAGCGTCGTCTCCGTCACGAACGTCCACGACATCGGCGAGGGGACGGTCCTGCCGAACCGACCGGGCGTCTACTACGAAGCCGACTTCGACGCCGTCACGTTCGACCCGCAGATGCAGGAGGTCGTCGACGGCACCGTCGTCGAGGTCGTCGAGTTCGGTGCGTTCGTCGGCATCGGTCCGGTCGACGGACTGTTGCACGTCTCGCAGATCTCGGACGAGTATCTCGCCTACGACGGCGAGAATCAGCAGCTCTCGTCGAACGAGTCCGCCCGCGCCCTCGGCGTCGAAGACGCCGTTCGAGCGCGTATCGTCACCAAAAGCATCGACGAGCGCAACCCGCGTGACTCGAAGATCGGTCTCACGGCGAAACAGCCGGGAATCGGCAAACACGGCTGGCTCAAAGACGACCACGAGACACAAGAAGCGACGCCGGGTGAGTAA
- the spt4 gene encoding transcription elongation factor subunit Spt4 — protein sequence MASNRLVCRECHRVNDADNETCDACNSSSLTEDWAGYVVIAHPEESEIAKEMQVTESGAYALKVR from the coding sequence ATGGCATCCAATCGTCTCGTCTGCCGGGAGTGCCACCGCGTCAACGACGCCGACAACGAAACCTGCGATGCGTGCAACTCCTCGTCGCTGACTGAAGACTGGGCTGGCTACGTCGTCATCGCCCATCCCGAAGAAAGCGAGATCGCAAAGGAGATGCAGGTCACCGAGTCCGGTGCGTACGCGCTCAAAGTCCGGTAG
- a CDS encoding GTP-dependent dephospho-CoA kinase family protein, producing MSPDDPDRPDDGAYERLLVLPDDLRSELKTPLGPIETDAEVLLEEIDGPLITVGDVVTYHFLEADYTPHVALVDERTKRQQVDEEIRDTVVAETDLEAVNPPAELSTDVIDVLLEGLDADGSTTILVEGEEDLVALPAIVAAPDGASVVYGQPDEGMVHVVVTDDVRAEVRDLLERFEGDVERLWAMLDGTH from the coding sequence GTGAGCCCCGACGATCCCGATCGTCCGGACGACGGTGCGTACGAGCGGTTGCTCGTTCTCCCGGACGACTTGCGAAGCGAACTCAAAACCCCGCTCGGCCCGATCGAAACCGACGCCGAGGTCTTACTCGAGGAGATCGACGGCCCGTTGATCACCGTCGGCGACGTCGTCACCTATCACTTTCTGGAGGCCGACTACACGCCGCACGTCGCGCTCGTCGACGAACGAACCAAACGCCAGCAGGTCGACGAGGAGATCCGTGACACCGTCGTCGCCGAGACGGACCTCGAGGCCGTAAACCCGCCCGCAGAGCTCTCAACAGACGTTATCGATGTCCTTCTCGAGGGGCTCGATGCCGATGGGTCCACGACGATTCTCGTCGAGGGTGAAGAAGACCTCGTCGCGCTCCCTGCGATCGTCGCCGCCCCAGATGGGGCGAGCGTCGTCTACGGCCAGCCAGATGAGGGAATGGTCCACGTCGTCGTTACCGACGACGTCAGAGCCGAGGTTCGCGACCTGCTCGAGCGGTTCGAAGGCGACGTCGAGCGGCTGTGGGCGATGCTGGACGGCACACACTGA
- a CDS encoding geranylgeranyl reductase family protein, which yields MYDLVVVGVGPTGARVSRRVAEQGFDVLALEKGEIGRPLACSGHVSTDVWAFTGSEAREDLFQNEIYGARFHVGGPHSRAYPFYKREVASNVIDRVGLDRHLADLAREAGVDVREGHTVTSVREYHDRVEIVANGPDGSETFEAKLVAGCDGPRSRVRDELDLPQPDELLHGVLAFSDEEDHQDFVDVHLTAPTFFAWRIPRGDAGVEYGLAAPPGVQVTRHFEELIDGYEIDVAHRCSGAIPIGPPERVTSRRVFLVGDAAAQTKPFTGGGICYGMTAADHAAREIDPDRPSTLAAYERAWRADLEREQHLGHLLRRAYSLPEPVQRIGLRALSGEIGVHMDRPTSLVSPTHLRAMLSRLRP from the coding sequence ATGTACGACCTGGTCGTGGTGGGCGTCGGCCCGACCGGCGCGCGCGTCTCCCGACGCGTCGCCGAGCAGGGATTCGACGTACTCGCCCTCGAGAAGGGGGAGATCGGACGGCCGCTTGCCTGTTCGGGCCACGTCAGCACCGACGTGTGGGCGTTCACTGGTTCGGAGGCCCGCGAGGACCTGTTTCAAAACGAGATCTACGGCGCACGATTTCACGTCGGCGGGCCACACAGCCGTGCGTATCCGTTCTACAAGCGCGAGGTCGCCTCGAACGTCATCGACCGAGTCGGTCTCGATCGACACCTCGCAGACCTCGCACGCGAAGCCGGTGTAGACGTCCGCGAGGGCCACACCGTCACGTCGGTTCGGGAGTACCACGATCGCGTCGAAATCGTCGCGAACGGCCCCGACGGCTCGGAGACGTTCGAGGCGAAACTGGTCGCCGGCTGTGACGGCCCTCGTTCTCGAGTGCGGGACGAACTCGACCTTCCACAGCCCGACGAACTGCTTCACGGCGTACTCGCGTTCTCCGACGAGGAAGACCACCAGGACTTCGTCGACGTTCACCTCACCGCACCGACGTTTTTCGCCTGGCGCATCCCGCGTGGTGATGCGGGCGTCGAGTACGGTCTCGCGGCTCCGCCGGGCGTTCAGGTGACCAGACACTTCGAGGAGTTGATCGACGGCTACGAAATCGACGTCGCCCACCGCTGCTCCGGGGCGATCCCGATCGGCCCGCCCGAGCGCGTGACGTCGCGTCGGGTCTTTCTCGTCGGCGACGCGGCGGCCCAGACCAAACCCTTCACCGGCGGCGGCATCTGTTATGGGATGACGGCCGCAGATCACGCGGCCCGCGAGATCGACCCGGACCGACCGTCGACGCTTGCCGCCTACGAGCGTGCCTGGCGTGCCGATCTGGAACGCGAGCAACACCTCGGCCACTTGCTCCGGCGGGCGTACTCGCTCCCAGAACCGGTCCAGCGAATCGGGCTCCGCGCGCTCTCGGGCGAGATCGGCGTCCACATGGACCGACCGACCTCGCTCGTCTCGCCGACTCACCTCCGCGCGATGCTCTCGAGGCTCCGGCCGTAG
- a CDS encoding MATE family efflux transporter produces MTGRQSPLLESVASGLERLRIIDAERFRPTADLAWPRIVTGLAIMSKQTADLAMVGIAVGTAGTAGLAFALAYWEIVLMIGLGLSGGTVSLVSQNYGGDEPERASVVVTQSVFLAIAIALPLAAAFVLFAESLIGLFATGPGGLETDGVGEESLAHGVTYLVLVAPAVLFELLNLIASRTYTGVGDTFTEMVVRAGGALLNIALSALLIFGVGMGVAGAAIGTSVSTGAVTVVLAWGMVGRSYGSLGMEPSPVPISRSSLRLEPALLGQLIEISAPEIGRRIAEGFVVFPLLWIAATFGPVIVTALEVGRRVRSLINSVNWGLGLAASSLVGQHLGADEEDEAGAYGAAILRLATVVYVGLAAAIVIFAEPISGLFVSEPDSVAATATFVAVAAISAIGLGIDGVASGALLGAGDTRLPFLASLVGRYVFAVPAAALALLTPLGVVALYLALLLETYVPGGINCWLFNRGRWKAVSRRYRPSAEVESG; encoded by the coding sequence ATGACTGGTCGGCAATCGCCCCTTCTCGAGTCCGTCGCGAGTGGGCTCGAGCGGCTCAGGATTATCGACGCTGAGCGATTTCGACCGACAGCCGACCTGGCGTGGCCCCGGATCGTTACCGGGCTCGCCATCATGTCGAAACAGACGGCCGACCTGGCGATGGTCGGCATCGCCGTCGGCACGGCGGGAACCGCCGGGCTGGCGTTTGCGCTCGCATACTGGGAGATCGTCCTCATGATCGGTCTCGGCCTCTCCGGGGGCACCGTCTCGCTGGTCTCACAGAACTACGGCGGTGACGAACCCGAGCGGGCCTCCGTCGTCGTCACGCAGAGCGTCTTTCTCGCGATTGCGATTGCTCTCCCCCTCGCGGCTGCGTTCGTTCTGTTCGCCGAGTCGTTGATCGGGCTCTTCGCGACGGGACCCGGCGGACTCGAGACCGACGGCGTCGGTGAGGAGTCACTCGCACACGGGGTTACCTATCTCGTCCTCGTCGCGCCGGCCGTGTTGTTCGAACTCCTGAACCTGATCGCCAGTCGCACCTACACGGGCGTCGGCGATACGTTCACCGAGATGGTCGTCCGCGCAGGTGGCGCCCTGTTGAATATCGCACTCAGCGCGCTGTTGATCTTCGGTGTCGGTATGGGCGTCGCCGGTGCGGCGATCGGCACGAGCGTTTCGACCGGCGCTGTGACGGTCGTTCTCGCGTGGGGGATGGTCGGTCGCTCCTACGGCAGCCTCGGCATGGAGCCCAGCCCGGTGCCGATCTCGCGTTCGAGTCTGCGGCTCGAGCCCGCGTTGTTGGGGCAACTGATCGAGATCTCCGCACCCGAAATCGGCCGACGGATCGCCGAGGGGTTCGTCGTCTTCCCGTTGCTGTGGATCGCGGCGACGTTCGGCCCCGTAATCGTGACCGCACTCGAGGTCGGTCGGCGGGTGCGAAGCCTGATCAACAGCGTCAACTGGGGGCTGGGACTCGCGGCGAGTTCGCTCGTCGGCCAGCACCTCGGGGCCGACGAGGAAGACGAGGCGGGGGCGTATGGAGCGGCTATTCTCCGACTCGCAACGGTCGTCTACGTCGGTCTGGCAGCGGCGATCGTCATCTTTGCCGAACCAATCTCGGGGCTGTTCGTCAGCGAGCCCGATAGCGTCGCCGCGACAGCAACGTTCGTCGCCGTCGCCGCGATCAGTGCGATCGGGCTGGGGATCGACGGTGTCGCGTCGGGGGCGCTCCTCGGTGCTGGCGACACCCGACTCCCGTTTCTGGCCTCGCTCGTCGGTCGGTACGTCTTCGCTGTCCCGGCGGCCGCCCTCGCCCTTCTCACACCGCTTGGGGTCGTTGCACTCTATCTCGCGCTTTTGCTCGAGACGTACGTCCCCGGCGGCATCAACTGCTGGTTGTTCAACCGTGGCCGCTGGAAGGCCGTGAGTCGGCGGTATCGACCCTCAGCCGAGGTCGAATCCGGCTGA
- a CDS encoding stage II sporulation protein M, translating into MSLSDSVAAVVAVFRRRPADLLPLYLLGAAVPAIVRVLPFLAAIIGFVYLETTGRLEAAETAFADLETDVPDPEGEPEAFEAWLLDVGSALEPLATLPLALLVIVTVFVSLFAFVALTAYVSAGQLTACDARLRSERGLVTGIGGVKRYGSTFFGLYVLELLLWLVVGLLIGLPTILLAGTVGLATPLLAIPIVLLGVLAFVAVIAVIRALFAFAPVAVVVDDVGVFGSLPRAGGFVRARPVDATFYYALSVGLLLAMSVVSSVLVLFEVAMVVSLVSVFVVLPALDLLKTALYDRYRGRLHPPAMADRSLRTQFRAGVRRGWKDMSVFVRETIGLHALVVVLGVGSFVGGWLLVDPYTDVLPAAAISARLEGHIPPTAALEFFGNNWLVAITTAYAGVALVIPAIASLLFNGVFIGITARLEAEPLELLAFVIPHGIFEIPAIFVASALGIWLGLVGWRAHKGRIDRQAFADALERAFWVLVGIGILLAVAGFVEGFISPYYWRPFL; encoded by the coding sequence ATGAGTCTCTCTGATTCGGTGGCAGCCGTCGTTGCCGTCTTTCGACGACGACCAGCCGACTTGCTCCCGCTGTACTTACTCGGCGCGGCTGTCCCCGCCATCGTCCGCGTCCTCCCCTTTCTCGCGGCGATCATCGGTTTCGTCTACCTCGAGACGACCGGTCGGCTCGAAGCCGCAGAGACGGCGTTCGCCGACCTCGAGACGGACGTCCCCGACCCGGAAGGCGAGCCCGAGGCGTTCGAGGCGTGGCTGCTCGACGTCGGTTCGGCCCTCGAGCCGCTAGCGACGCTCCCGCTTGCCCTGCTCGTGATCGTGACGGTTTTCGTGAGTCTCTTCGCGTTCGTCGCCCTCACCGCATACGTCTCGGCCGGACAGCTCACGGCCTGTGACGCCCGGCTACGGTCCGAACGCGGGCTCGTCACCGGAATAGGGGGCGTAAAACGCTACGGCTCGACGTTTTTCGGCCTGTACGTCCTCGAGTTGCTCCTGTGGCTCGTGGTCGGGCTCCTGATCGGCCTGCCGACGATCCTGCTTGCGGGGACGGTCGGACTCGCAACACCGCTGCTTGCGATCCCCATCGTCCTGCTGGGCGTCCTGGCGTTCGTCGCTGTGATCGCCGTGATCAGGGCGCTGTTCGCGTTCGCGCCGGTGGCGGTCGTCGTCGACGACGTCGGCGTCTTCGGTTCGCTCCCGCGGGCCGGAGGCTTCGTCCGGGCGCGTCCGGTCGACGCCACGTTTTATTATGCCCTCTCGGTCGGTCTGTTGCTCGCGATGTCAGTCGTCTCGAGCGTTCTGGTGCTGTTCGAGGTCGCGATGGTCGTCTCACTCGTCTCCGTCTTCGTCGTGTTGCCAGCGCTCGATCTGCTGAAGACAGCACTCTACGATCGCTACCGCGGTCGACTCCACCCCCCAGCAATGGCGGACCGATCGCTACGAACCCAGTTCCGGGCCGGGGTTCGACGCGGCTGGAAGGATATGAGCGTGTTCGTCCGCGAGACGATCGGTCTCCACGCGCTCGTGGTCGTCCTCGGGGTCGGCTCGTTCGTCGGCGGCTGGCTCCTCGTCGACCCCTACACCGACGTCCTCCCGGCAGCGGCGATTTCGGCTCGACTCGAGGGGCACATTCCCCCCACCGCAGCCCTCGAGTTCTTCGGGAACAACTGGCTCGTCGCAATCACGACCGCCTACGCTGGCGTCGCACTGGTGATCCCAGCGATCGCGTCGCTGCTGTTCAACGGCGTCTTCATCGGCATCACTGCCCGCCTCGAGGCCGAGCCGCTCGAGTTGCTGGCGTTCGTGATCCCTCACGGTATCTTCGAGATCCCAGCGATCTTCGTCGCGAGCGCGCTCGGCATCTGGCTCGGCCTCGTCGGCTGGCGTGCACACAAGGGCCGAATCGACCGGCAGGCGTTCGCCGACGCGCTCGAGCGAGCGTTCTGGGTCCTCGTCGGCATCGGCATCTTACTCGCGGTCGCTGGCTTCGTCGAGGGCTTCATTAGCCCGTACTACTGGCGGCCGTTCCTCTAG